A single region of the Sulfitobacter sp. D7 genome encodes:
- a CDS encoding ABC transporter ATP-binding protein: MSLILKNVSKTVGGQTHIHPTDLTLEKGTMNVLLGPTSAGKTSLMRLMAGLDVPNTGQVIWNGEDVTGMRVQDRKVAMVYQQFINYPSMTVYDNIASPMKLVGKSKDEIDRAVRETAELMQLTPMLDRKPLELSGGQQQRCALARALVKNAGLVLLDEPLANLDYKLREELRAEIPRIFERAGSIFVYATTEPEEALLLGGNTATLWEGRVTQFGLTPSVYRRPENATTARVFSDPPMNFLSMTKSGNTLRFDGGEMPAPATMASLKDGEYTAGFRPNHLTLSAQAAEAIGFDAVLNVTEITGSETFIHLDYHGAKWVGLVHGIQHLKPGQPLSVYLDPAHIYLFDANGALVSAAPYAEAA, translated from the coding sequence GTGAGTTTGATCCTAAAAAACGTGTCGAAAACGGTGGGCGGTCAAACGCATATCCACCCGACCGACCTGACCTTGGAAAAGGGCACGATGAACGTGCTTTTGGGGCCAACGTCTGCGGGCAAGACCTCGCTGATGCGGCTGATGGCCGGGCTGGATGTGCCCAATACTGGCCAAGTGATCTGGAACGGCGAAGATGTCACCGGCATGCGCGTTCAAGACCGCAAAGTGGCGATGGTCTATCAGCAGTTCATCAACTACCCCTCGATGACCGTCTATGACAACATCGCCTCGCCGATGAAGCTGGTCGGTAAATCCAAAGACGAGATCGACCGCGCGGTGCGCGAAACCGCCGAGCTGATGCAGCTAACCCCGATGCTTGACCGCAAACCGCTGGAGCTTTCGGGCGGTCAGCAACAGCGCTGCGCCTTGGCGCGGGCACTGGTGAAAAACGCAGGGCTGGTGCTGCTGGATGAGCCGCTGGCGAACCTCGATTATAAACTGCGCGAAGAACTCCGCGCCGAGATTCCGCGCATCTTTGAACGCGCCGGGTCGATCTTTGTCTACGCCACGACAGAGCCGGAAGAGGCGCTGCTTTTGGGCGGCAACACCGCGACGCTTTGGGAGGGCCGCGTCACGCAATTCGGCCTGACGCCAAGCGTCTACCGTCGGCCTGAGAATGCCACGACGGCGCGGGTTTTCTCTGACCCGCCGATGAATTTTCTCAGCATGACCAAATCGGGCAACACGCTGCGGTTTGACGGCGGTGAAATGCCCGCGCCTGCCACGATGGCAAGCCTGAAAGACGGTGAATATACCGCCGGTTTCCGCCCCAACCACCTGACGCTAAGCGCGCAGGCCGCTGAGGCGATCGGCTTTGACGCGGTGCTGAATGTGACCGAGATTACGGGGTCGGAGACGTTTATCCACCTCGACTATCACGGCGCAAAATGGGTCGGGCTGGTGCATGGCATCCAGCACCTGAAGCCGGGTCAGCCGCTGTCGGTCTATCTGGATCCAGCGCATATCTATCTCTTTGACGCGAACGGGGCCCTCGTCTCTGCCGCGCCCTATGCGGAGGCGGCATAA
- a CDS encoding ABC transporter ATP-binding protein, with protein sequence MAKITLDNLAHSYLPNPGHEDDFALKELNHDWIDGEAYALLGASGCGKSTLLNIISGLLQPSQGRILFNDVDVTHAPTAERNIAQVFQFPVVYDTMTVRDNLAFPLRNRGADASYVADRVQQIAQMIGMEDELNRKARGLTADAKQKISLGRGMVREDVNALLFDEPLTVIDPHMKWELRTQLKSLHHEFGHTMIYVTHDQTEALTFADKVVVMYDGRVVQIGTPQELFERPAHTFVGYFIGSPGMNLFDAQISGNAAQVAGTNINLNKTYAPKGGKTQLGVRPEFIRLNGEGLGLPAKVTRVEDVGRHKIIRLDVAGQPVSAIAEEGATVPSENTAISFDPAGINVYADDWRISAEGEAA encoded by the coding sequence ATGGCCAAGATCACGCTTGATAACCTTGCGCATTCCTATCTGCCGAACCCCGGCCATGAGGATGACTTTGCCCTCAAGGAATTGAACCACGACTGGATCGACGGCGAAGCCTATGCGCTTTTGGGCGCGTCCGGTTGCGGCAAGTCCACACTTCTCAACATCATTTCGGGGCTGTTGCAGCCTTCGCAGGGTCGCATCCTGTTTAACGATGTGGATGTAACCCACGCCCCCACCGCCGAGCGCAACATCGCGCAGGTGTTTCAGTTCCCGGTGGTCTACGACACGATGACGGTGCGCGATAACCTCGCCTTTCCGCTGCGCAACCGGGGCGCGGATGCCTCTTATGTTGCAGATCGCGTGCAGCAGATCGCGCAGATGATCGGCATGGAAGACGAGTTGAACCGCAAGGCGCGCGGCCTCACGGCGGATGCCAAGCAGAAGATTTCGCTGGGTCGGGGCATGGTACGCGAAGACGTGAACGCGCTGTTGTTCGACGAGCCACTGACGGTGATCGACCCGCACATGAAATGGGAGCTGCGCACGCAGCTCAAATCGCTGCACCATGAATTCGGCCACACGATGATCTATGTGACCCATGACCAGACCGAGGCGCTGACCTTCGCGGATAAGGTCGTGGTGATGTACGATGGTCGCGTGGTGCAGATTGGCACGCCGCAGGAATTGTTCGAGCGGCCCGCACATACTTTCGTGGGCTATTTCATCGGCTCGCCGGGGATGAACCTGTTTGACGCGCAGATCTCGGGCAATGCCGCGCAGGTCGCGGGCACGAACATCAACTTGAATAAAACTTACGCCCCCAAGGGCGGCAAAACCCAGCTGGGCGTCCGGCCCGAGTTTATCCGCCTCAATGGCGAAGGGCTGGGCCTGCCTGCCAAGGTAACGCGCGTCGAAGACGTGGGCCGCCACAAGATCATCCGCCTTGATGTGGCAGGTCAACCGGTCAGCGCCATTGCCGAGGAAGGCGCAACCGTGCCGAGCGAAAACACCGCGATCAGCTTCGATCCGGCGGGCATCAATGTCTATGCCGATGATTGGCGCATCAGCGCAGAGGGAGAGGCCGCATGA
- a CDS encoding carbohydrate ABC transporter permease, whose amino-acid sequence MNKTVNQKAWFLVLPVLILVAFSAVIPLMTVVNYSVQDTFGRNEFFWAGLEWFSDMLDSDRMWDALGRQLIFSGVILAIEIPLGIFVALNMPKNGFWASFCLVLMSLPLLIPWNVVGTIWQIFGRVDIGLLGYTLDKLGITYNYTQDITAAWITVVVMDVWHWTSLVALLAYAGLQSIPDAYYQAAKIDQASRWAVFRYIELPKMAGVLMIAILLRFMDSFMIYTEPFVVTGGGPGNATTFLSIDLVKMAIGQFDLGPAAAFSLMYFLVILLISWVFYTVMVNLDKRDGV is encoded by the coding sequence ATGAACAAGACCGTCAACCAAAAGGCATGGTTCCTTGTCCTGCCGGTTCTGATCCTCGTGGCCTTCTCGGCCGTGATCCCGCTGATGACCGTGGTGAACTACTCGGTGCAAGACACCTTTGGCCGCAATGAGTTCTTCTGGGCCGGTCTTGAGTGGTTCTCCGACATGCTCGACAGCGACCGGATGTGGGATGCTCTGGGCCGGCAGCTGATCTTTTCGGGTGTCATTCTGGCGATCGAAATTCCGCTGGGCATCTTTGTCGCGCTGAACATGCCGAAAAACGGGTTCTGGGCCAGCTTTTGTCTGGTGCTCATGTCGCTGCCGCTGCTGATCCCGTGGAACGTGGTCGGCACCATCTGGCAGATCTTTGGCCGCGTCGACATTGGCCTTCTGGGCTACACGCTCGACAAGCTCGGTATCACCTATAACTACACCCAAGACATCACCGCCGCTTGGATCACTGTTGTGGTCATGGACGTCTGGCACTGGACCTCGCTGGTGGCGCTCTTGGCCTATGCCGGGCTGCAATCCATTCCGGACGCTTACTACCAAGCCGCCAAGATCGACCAAGCCAGCCGTTGGGCCGTGTTCCGCTACATCGAACTGCCCAAGATGGCGGGGGTGCTAATGATCGCGATCCTGCTGCGCTTCATGGACAGTTTCATGATCTATACCGAGCCGTTTGTTGTGACGGGCGGCGGGCCGGGCAATGCCACGACCTTTCTCAGCATCGACTTGGTGAAAATGGCCATCGGCCAGTTTGACCTCGGCCCCGCAGCGGCGTTCAGCCTGATGTATTTTCTGGTGATCTTGTTGATC